A region of Deltaproteobacteria bacterium DNA encodes the following proteins:
- the aroE gene encoding shikimate dehydrogenase → MIAVPIVSSTEQEALRDMEEAAKVADCIEIRLDMVPRPAWAPLLRKKTRPTIITLRPERQGGCFRQEETLRVRLLGEALGHGPDFVDLEWDTPPHLLGPLLRKKGEKTRVIFSYHNFAETPRDLEPIMREIASRGGDIVKMVTLAEDLVDNVRVLEAIERRPGKTIAFCMGPFGLPSRILTLKAGGYLTFGALYRGKESAPGQIPAAELREIYRVHRIKPETRVFGVIGDPLAHSLSPNIHNPAFEQTGYDAVYVPFRVRKLEGFISHFSSLGVHGFSVTIPHKEAIIPLLDGVDGESDRMGAVNTVYRRKGQWLGTNTDVYGAWKALETAGVELRRKRWTVVGAGGVARAVAFVAALRGRPASLTIVGRTPKRLERLVKDLRQVSPCPVSGIPFTETDLRKALNHTDILVNATPVGMTPGADETPIPSDLLEARPLVFDTIYNPIETRLLREARERGCRSVSGFEMFLHQGAAQFEKWTGMKAPLGLMEERARMGLEQ, encoded by the coding sequence ATGATCGCTGTTCCGATCGTCTCGTCCACGGAGCAGGAAGCCCTGCGAGACATGGAAGAGGCCGCAAAGGTGGCCGACTGTATCGAGATCCGCCTCGATATGGTGCCCAGGCCTGCCTGGGCACCCCTCCTGAGAAAAAAGACCAGGCCGACCATCATAACCCTTCGTCCCGAACGCCAGGGCGGCTGCTTCCGGCAGGAAGAGACTCTCCGGGTCCGGTTGCTCGGGGAAGCGCTCGGCCATGGTCCTGATTTTGTCGATCTTGAGTGGGACACCCCGCCCCACCTGCTCGGCCCCCTCCTGAGGAAGAAGGGGGAGAAGACAAGGGTCATATTCTCTTACCACAACTTTGCGGAAACCCCCCGGGATTTGGAGCCTATCATGAGAGAGATCGCCTCCAGGGGCGGGGACATCGTGAAGATGGTGACTCTCGCAGAGGATCTCGTTGACAACGTGAGGGTCCTCGAAGCCATCGAAAGACGCCCCGGCAAGACGATCGCCTTTTGCATGGGTCCCTTTGGATTGCCGAGCCGGATCCTCACACTCAAGGCTGGAGGTTACCTTACCTTCGGGGCTCTCTATCGTGGAAAGGAATCGGCACCGGGCCAGATCCCTGCCGCTGAATTGAGAGAGATCTACAGGGTCCACCGGATCAAACCCGAAACCCGCGTATTCGGAGTCATCGGAGATCCTCTTGCCCACTCGCTCTCGCCGAATATTCACAACCCGGCCTTTGAACAGACGGGCTACGACGCGGTCTATGTACCCTTTCGAGTCCGGAAGCTTGAGGGTTTTATCTCCCATTTCAGTTCCCTTGGTGTACACGGCTTCAGTGTAACGATCCCCCACAAGGAGGCGATCATCCCTCTGCTCGACGGTGTGGACGGAGAATCGGACCGGATGGGGGCGGTCAACACGGTCTATCGCCGCAAGGGGCAGTGGCTGGGAACCAATACCGATGTCTATGGGGCGTGGAAGGCTCTGGAAACGGCGGGGGTAGAACTTCGGAGAAAGCGGTGGACCGTCGTCGGAGCGGGGGGGGTGGCCAGGGCCGTCGCCTTTGTCGCAGCCCTCCGCGGGAGACCCGCATCTCTCACCATCGTCGGCCGGACACCGAAGAGGCTCGAACGCCTCGTCAAGGATCTCCGACAGGTATCACCGTGCCCGGTTTCAGGGATACCTTTCACGGAGACGGACCTGAGGAAGGCTCTCAACCATACCGACATCCTCGTCAATGCTACACCTGTGGGTATGACTCCAGGAGCGGATGAGACCCCCATCCCCTCAGACCTCCTGGAGGCGAGACCGCTGGTATTCGACACCATCTACAATCCCATAGAAACCAGACTGCTGAGGGAGGCCAGGGAGCGGGGGTGCCGGAGCGTCTCTGGTTTTGAGATGTTTCTCCATCAGGGGGCGGCTCAATTCGAGAAATGGACCGGCATGAAAGCCCCCCTGGGACTGATGGAGGAAAGAGCCAGAATGGGGTTGGAGCAATGA
- the aroA gene encoding 3-phosphoshikimate 1-carboxyvinyltransferase codes for MRKRRVPCLARLDSRVTVPGSKSHTARALIIGALASGQTVLKDPLLAEDTEYMIRGLKALGVRMRTTSRGVVIQGTGGRLSPPAEPIFLGGAGTAVRFLTTLSGLCGGHAVIDGSPRMRERPIQDLLDALKPLGIDARSIPGTGCPPVAVEGGRFRGGKTSLRGSTSSQFLSSILLAGPYAESGVEVDVDGDVVSRSYINLTMTTMRDFGVEVTHDDYRVFRVPAGSYSGRPYTIEGDLSSASYFFAAAAITGGRIRVDGINPATEQGDKGLLDVLEAMGCRVRWEGRFVEVTGGSLSGIDVEMKTMPDAVPTIAVVAAFAKGTTRISGVGHLRFKETDRLAVLERELDKLGIEAKAEGDSLAVRGGNPRGAEIDPSMDHRMAMAFAVAGLRTPGIVIRNADCVSKSFPGFWRLLEGLG; via the coding sequence ATGAGAAAACGGAGAGTTCCATGCCTTGCCAGGCTCGACAGCAGAGTCACGGTTCCCGGTTCAAAGAGCCATACGGCCAGAGCCCTGATCATCGGTGCACTGGCTTCAGGACAGACCGTTTTAAAAGACCCGCTCCTGGCTGAAGATACCGAGTATATGATCCGGGGCCTCAAGGCCTTAGGTGTGAGAATGAGAACGACCTCAAGGGGAGTTGTGATTCAGGGCACGGGGGGCAGACTCTCTCCTCCTGCGGAGCCGATCTTCCTCGGAGGCGCTGGAACCGCGGTCCGCTTCCTTACCACCTTGAGCGGGCTCTGCGGTGGGCATGCAGTGATCGACGGATCGCCTCGCATGCGCGAGCGACCCATTCAGGATCTCCTCGACGCCCTCAAACCCCTGGGGATCGATGCCCGTTCCATCCCTGGAACAGGATGCCCCCCGGTCGCCGTCGAGGGAGGCCGCTTCCGGGGAGGCAAGACATCCCTCAGAGGAAGCACGAGCAGCCAGTTTCTTTCCTCGATTCTGCTCGCAGGCCCCTATGCGGAATCCGGGGTTGAGGTGGACGTTGATGGGGACGTGGTATCCCGCTCGTACATCAATCTTACCATGACCACCATGAGGGACTTCGGGGTAGAGGTGACCCACGACGACTACCGGGTATTCCGAGTGCCAGCGGGCTCCTATTCGGGAAGGCCGTACACGATCGAGGGAGACCTCTCCAGTGCGTCCTATTTCTTTGCTGCCGCCGCCATAACCGGAGGCCGGATCCGTGTCGATGGAATCAACCCGGCCACGGAGCAGGGAGACAAGGGGCTGCTCGATGTGCTGGAAGCGATGGGGTGCCGCGTCCGTTGGGAGGGCCGTTTCGTGGAGGTCACCGGCGGTTCTCTCTCCGGTATCGATGTGGAAATGAAAACCATGCCGGATGCCGTGCCTACTATTGCCGTCGTGGCCGCCTTTGCAAAGGGTACCACCCGCATCTCCGGAGTCGGGCACCTCCGCTTTAAGGAGACCGACAGGCTGGCTGTCCTCGAACGGGAGTTGGACAAGCTCGGCATCGAAGCAAAAGCAGAGGGGGATTCTCTGGCCGTGCGGGGTGGCAATCCCAGGGGAGCGGAAATCGATCCCTCAATGGACCATCGAATGGCGATGGCCTTTGCAGTCGCCGGACTCCGAACACCTGGAATCGTTATCCGGAATGCCGATTGCGTAAGCAAATCCTTTCCCGGGTTCTGGAGACTCCTGGAGGGGCTCGGGTGA
- a CDS encoding shikimate kinase → MNLVLIGFMGVGKTSVGMGLAERLRRPFIDTDSLIEEAYSLPITRIFEKHGEASFRETERRVVEEVGNRRRCVIATGGGVVLWKENVECLRRRGLLVHLTLSPETIFRRIGHETERPLLNTDNPRQTLETLFRSRDRLYRACSDFTIDRDGLGVDETVERVLALAALHGLTSKGTDGPLERK, encoded by the coding sequence GTGAATCTGGTTCTCATCGGGTTCATGGGGGTGGGAAAAACCTCGGTGGGCATGGGACTGGCCGAGAGGTTGAGACGCCCCTTCATCGACACGGATTCGCTCATCGAAGAGGCTTACTCCCTGCCTATCACCCGGATCTTCGAAAAGCACGGGGAGGCCTCCTTCAGGGAGACGGAGAGGCGGGTGGTGGAGGAGGTCGGCAACCGGCGGCGATGCGTGATCGCCACAGGAGGAGGCGTCGTGCTCTGGAAAGAGAACGTGGAGTGTCTCAGGAGGAGGGGGCTTCTAGTCCATCTGACCCTTTCGCCGGAGACGATCTTCCGTCGAATCGGCCACGAAACCGAGAGGCCCCTCCTCAATACAGACAATCCGAGGCAGACCCTGGAGACCCTCTTCCGGTCCAGGGATAGGCTCTACCGCGCCTGCAGCGATTTCACCATCGACCGCGATGGTCTGGGCGTGGATGAAACCGTGGAGAGGGTGCTCGCCTTGGCGGCTCTTCATGGATTGACAAGCAAAGGCACAGACGGGCCGCTGGAGAGGAAATGA
- the aroC gene encoding chorismate synthase produces MTNAFGERFRILTFGESHGRGVGVVIDGVRPGLDFDVEAIQKELDRRRPGQSELVSPRPEADRVEVISGVFEGKTLGTPICLIIPNRHQDSDNYQALREVFRPGHGGYAVLKKYGIRDHRGGGRLSGRETAARVAAGALAKRELARENIRIIAYTREIDGIAARTVDLNEIENNPLRCPDRDAAREMAERVLLHKSRGDSVGGIVEVLARNVPPGLGDPVFQKLDAELAGALMSIGGVKGVEIGEGFQVARMRGSQNNDPMDRHGFRTNHAGGILGGISTGQEILARIAVKPTPSINKPQDTVDIHGRERRISIEGRHDPCICPRIVPVAEAMVALVLYDALLRQRDLEETETTLEGLRKEIDGVDHRIVELLARRNEISREIGEYKRRRGLEIRDRERESRLLEQRTQWALESGLDTALVGEIFDLLLRGSREIQSR; encoded by the coding sequence ATGACAAACGCTTTTGGTGAACGGTTCAGAATCTTGACTTTTGGTGAAAGCCACGGCAGAGGGGTCGGGGTTGTCATCGACGGGGTGAGGCCCGGACTCGATTTTGACGTGGAGGCCATTCAGAAGGAACTCGACAGGAGGAGACCGGGCCAGAGTGAACTCGTCAGCCCCAGGCCGGAAGCAGACCGTGTGGAAGTCATCTCCGGGGTCTTTGAGGGCAAGACCCTCGGAACTCCCATCTGCCTGATCATCCCAAACAGGCACCAAGACTCAGATAACTATCAGGCCCTTAGAGAGGTTTTCCGCCCTGGCCATGGAGGATACGCGGTCCTCAAGAAATACGGGATCAGAGATCACCGGGGAGGAGGCCGGTTGTCCGGCAGGGAGACTGCGGCTCGCGTGGCTGCAGGTGCACTGGCGAAGAGAGAGCTGGCAAGGGAAAACATTCGGATCATAGCCTATACACGGGAGATCGACGGAATTGCCGCCCGGACCGTCGATCTTAACGAGATAGAGAACAATCCCCTCCGGTGCCCGGACAGGGATGCTGCCAGAGAGATGGCCGAGAGGGTTCTCCTCCACAAGTCCAGGGGAGATTCGGTGGGCGGCATCGTCGAGGTCCTGGCGCGCAATGTCCCCCCTGGGCTCGGCGATCCTGTGTTCCAAAAGCTCGACGCGGAACTCGCGGGTGCCCTCATGTCTATCGGAGGAGTAAAGGGGGTGGAGATCGGCGAGGGTTTCCAGGTGGCCCGCATGCGGGGATCTCAAAACAATGACCCCATGGACCGTCATGGATTCAGAACCAATCATGCAGGAGGAATCCTCGGGGGTATATCGACGGGTCAGGAGATCCTGGCCAGGATCGCGGTCAAGCCGACTCCCTCCATCAACAAGCCCCAGGACACAGTCGACATCCACGGAAGGGAAAGACGGATTTCCATTGAAGGAAGGCACGATCCGTGCATCTGCCCCCGCATCGTTCCCGTGGCAGAGGCCATGGTGGCTCTTGTTCTGTACGATGCCCTGCTCCGGCAGAGGGATCTGGAAGAGACCGAAACAACCCTGGAGGGGCTCCGGAAGGAGATCGACGGAGTCGACCACCGGATCGTCGAGCTTCTCGCCAGGAGAAACGAGATTTCCCGGGAGATCGGAGAGTACAAGAGAAGGAGGGGCCTTGAGATCAGGGACAGAGAGAGGGAGTCCCGACTTTTGGAACAGAGAACCCAATGGGCTCTGGAGTCTGGTCTGGACACGGCCTTGGTGGGAGAGATATTTGACCTGCTGCTCAGAGGCTCGAGGGAGATTCAGAGCCGATGA
- a CDS encoding prephenate dehydrogenase, giving the protein MKRTLGIVGLGRFGRLAAAQLKDRFELVVYDREDCKEAADRLGVRTAPLGDVAGCSVVLLCVPISGIEQVLREITPYLVEGSLVVDTCSVKEYPVSAMKAILPDFVEILGTHPLFGPDSAAGGLEGRKIVICPVRLQDPRRVERFLRRLKLRVLVSSPEAHDLAMASTQAIVQFLGRAFLEMGLSRHPMATPGYDQLIGILEVVQHDTWELFFDMQNFNRFVPHVRERLVGSLTALNRRLSSRSPALFERNLEGRKG; this is encoded by the coding sequence ATGAAAAGGACCCTGGGGATAGTCGGATTGGGTCGATTCGGCCGCCTCGCTGCCGCCCAACTCAAGGACCGGTTCGAACTCGTCGTCTATGACAGGGAGGACTGCAAGGAGGCTGCCGACAGACTCGGAGTCCGGACCGCTCCCCTGGGAGATGTGGCCGGATGTTCGGTGGTCCTCCTCTGTGTCCCCATCTCCGGAATCGAACAGGTTCTGAGAGAAATCACCCCTTACCTCGTAGAGGGGTCCCTTGTTGTAGATACGTGCTCGGTCAAAGAGTACCCCGTCTCTGCAATGAAAGCGATTCTGCCGGATTTCGTGGAGATTCTCGGGACGCATCCCCTCTTTGGGCCGGACAGTGCGGCGGGCGGCCTTGAAGGGAGGAAGATCGTCATCTGCCCTGTCAGGCTGCAGGATCCCAGGAGGGTGGAACGGTTCCTGAGACGGCTCAAGCTCCGGGTTCTGGTCTCCTCGCCCGAGGCACACGACCTGGCCATGGCCTCGACCCAGGCGATCGTTCAATTCCTGGGTAGGGCCTTTCTCGAGATGGGGCTCAGCCGACACCCCATGGCCACTCCAGGGTACGATCAACTGATCGGCATTCTCGAAGTGGTCCAACACGACACATGGGAGCTCTTCTTCGACATGCAGAATTTCAACCGTTTTGTTCCTCATGTCAGGGAGAGACTCGTCGGGTCTCTTACGGCACTGAACCGGAGGCTCTCGTCGAGGAGCCCTGCTTTGTTTGAAAGGAATCTGGAGGGAAGAAAGGGATGA
- a CDS encoding prephenate dehydratase produces MKVAFQGERGAYSEMACYDFFGTEVTALPFATLSDVFNAVSDRTAEMGIVPIENTYAGTITKTYELLLAYDLFIVGETYQRIVHCLLANPGANLRQIRRVYSHPQALEQCERFTTDLGFEPVPVRDTAGGARMVRENGRLDEGAIAHEACANIYGLDLLKKSIETNPKNSTRFVVISRRHLKVTEDVKTSLVFATRHIPAALYKCLGGFATNGVNLTKIESTPNRNEGAGYLFYLDLDGHPEDTNVREALRELDFFASFVKILGSYPKETFPPT; encoded by the coding sequence ATGAAGGTCGCTTTTCAAGGGGAAAGAGGTGCTTACAGCGAGATGGCCTGCTATGACTTCTTCGGGACAGAGGTGACGGCCCTCCCCTTCGCCACTCTGAGTGACGTCTTCAATGCCGTGTCGGACCGGACCGCCGAGATGGGAATCGTCCCCATCGAGAACACCTATGCCGGGACGATCACAAAGACGTACGAGCTGCTCCTTGCCTACGACCTCTTTATTGTAGGCGAGACCTACCAGCGAATCGTCCACTGCCTGCTGGCCAATCCCGGGGCCAACCTCCGACAGATCAGGAGGGTCTACTCCCACCCCCAGGCCCTGGAGCAGTGCGAGCGCTTCACGACGGATCTCGGGTTCGAGCCCGTGCCTGTTAGAGATACGGCCGGAGGGGCCAGAATGGTTAGGGAAAACGGGCGCCTCGATGAAGGTGCCATAGCCCACGAGGCCTGTGCCAACATATACGGCCTGGATCTCCTGAAAAAGTCGATCGAAACCAATCCGAAAAACTCAACCCGGTTTGTGGTGATCTCCAGGAGACACCTCAAGGTGACCGAGGATGTCAAGACTTCCCTTGTCTTTGCCACCAGGCACATCCCTGCGGCCCTGTACAAGTGCCTGGGCGGCTTTGCCACCAACGGTGTCAACCTCACCAAGATAGAATCTACACCCAACAGGAACGAGGGGGCCGGGTATCTGTTCTACCTGGATCTAGACGGGCACCCCGAGGATACCAATGTGAGGGAGGCCTTGAGGGAACTGGATTTCTTCGCCTCCTTCGTGAAGATCCTCGGTTCTTATCCAAAGGAGACGTTTCCTCCCACCTGA
- a CDS encoding LysM peptidoglycan-binding domain-containing protein codes for MLKTKGLPTRNTCLFLVFAWVFFSLPWATFARDYKKETEFFHRVSPGESLFKIAHLYLPLTEAYTVRDLIRRIRARNGLRGTLIRPNQYLVIPVVRSAPVVSKTIPKAKDFEARGIYLNRYSMACRKMPRLIKELTPLGGNTVVLDAKDMSGMLSYPSEVALAREIGASRSPCVDDLSKLFHFLHKRGLHVCVRIVLFCDPLLASRRPSLAIRSASTGEVWMEKGRFAWVDPFYPEVRRYNLDIAKELAALGADEIQFDYIRYPTMGNTRDYVFGFDPGKTTKHATITAFLAQAKEELAPYGVLLSIDVFGVMGWRRAEDIQMTGQNIEDLARYCDVISPMIYPSHFYGSFQGIADPGDKPFLLVSETCKRFSTLLRGTGVTIRPWIQAFPFGTRVFGRDYVLEELRALRRSRVRGWLLWSAANAYSTAWKALAEWNRSAPGREPPKARLSRLDGPHEE; via the coding sequence ATGTTGAAAACAAAAGGTCTGCCCACAAGAAACACCTGTCTCTTCCTGGTTTTTGCATGGGTCTTTTTTTCCCTGCCATGGGCAACTTTTGCAAGAGACTACAAGAAGGAAACAGAGTTCTTCCACCGTGTTTCGCCCGGGGAGTCGCTCTTCAAGATCGCCCATCTCTATCTTCCCCTTACGGAGGCCTATACGGTCAGGGATCTGATCCGCCGCATAAGGGCGCGTAACGGCCTGAGGGGGACCCTGATCCGCCCGAACCAGTATCTCGTGATCCCCGTGGTGAGGTCGGCCCCTGTTGTGTCCAAGACGATTCCGAAGGCAAAGGACTTCGAGGCCAGGGGGATCTATCTGAATCGATACTCCATGGCGTGCCGGAAGATGCCCAGGCTCATCAAGGAGCTCACCCCTCTGGGTGGCAACACGGTCGTCCTTGACGCCAAGGACATGTCCGGGATGCTCTCCTATCCGTCAGAGGTGGCTCTTGCCAGAGAGATCGGCGCGTCGAGAAGCCCATGCGTCGATGACCTGTCAAAGCTCTTCCACTTCCTCCACAAGAGGGGCCTCCATGTCTGCGTTCGGATCGTCCTTTTCTGCGATCCTCTGCTGGCTTCCAGAAGGCCGAGCCTGGCTATTCGATCCGCTTCCACAGGGGAGGTATGGATGGAGAAGGGCAGGTTCGCGTGGGTCGATCCTTTCTATCCTGAAGTCCGGCGATACAACCTGGACATTGCCAAGGAACTGGCGGCCCTGGGTGCCGATGAGATCCAGTTCGACTACATCCGCTATCCTACCATGGGAAACACCAGGGACTACGTCTTTGGCTTTGACCCGGGAAAAACCACGAAGCACGCGACCATTACCGCTTTTCTCGCCCAAGCAAAGGAGGAATTGGCTCCCTACGGAGTCCTCTTGTCGATCGATGTTTTCGGGGTGATGGGATGGAGGCGGGCAGAGGATATTCAGATGACCGGCCAAAACATAGAAGACCTGGCCAGATACTGTGATGTCATAAGTCCCATGATCTATCCATCCCACTTCTATGGTTCCTTTCAAGGGATCGCCGATCCCGGAGACAAGCCTTTTCTCCTGGTTTCTGAGACGTGCAAGAGGTTCTCGACCCTTCTCCGAGGAACCGGGGTTACCATCAGACCCTGGATTCAGGCCTTTCCATTTGGAACGCGCGTATTCGGCCGGGATTACGTCTTGGAAGAGCTCCGGGCTCTGCGCCGTTCCCGGGTGCGTGGCTGGCTCCTCTGGAGTGCGGCCAATGCATACAGCACTGCCTGGAAGGCTCTGGCCGAGTGGAACCGGTCGGCCCCGGGGCGCGAACCCCCAAAGGCCCGTCTCTCCCGCCTGGATGGACCACATGAGGAATAG
- a CDS encoding cold-shock protein translates to MARGRVKWFSEKKGYGFITQEDGTDVFVHYSAIQKNGFKTLHEGEAVDFEITQGEKGLQASNVIVLE, encoded by the coding sequence GTGGCCAGGGGACGAGTCAAATGGTTCAGCGAGAAGAAGGGCTATGGGTTCATCACCCAGGAAGATGGAACCGACGTATTTGTCCACTATTCTGCCATTCAGAAAAACGGGTTCAAGACTCTTCATGAGGGCGAAGCCGTAGATTTCGAAATCACCCAAGGCGAAAAGGGGCTGCAGGCCTCAAATGTGATTGTGCTGGAGTGA
- a CDS encoding SPOR domain-containing protein, which produces MKDNDFDKPDNGNSDQMFTFSDEDLEFGGGVEDGEPGEGQTPVGGDSSPGVFASSRGERRSRRSRRLVVLLCLGLAILLVAIFLFLRPKARRARVARETLNPVVQPVEKKKEPIFPQVDQKTGTSQEPVAGGSSEGEGLVASMPVESPPESRSAGPELKESIPGEQLSTAAPAAEQETPMPQDEAKTRVASVPELSVPPVAEEKPQLPAGRFTVNVGSFRERARAERLMKRLDKAGYDAFVAEATIPGSGTWYRVSVGRFHSRQEALAFAQELKEKQGIDFFIRKLKKPKT; this is translated from the coding sequence ATGAAAGACAACGACTTTGATAAACCGGACAATGGAAACTCCGATCAGATGTTCACTTTCTCCGATGAGGACTTGGAATTCGGCGGAGGGGTCGAGGATGGAGAGCCCGGGGAGGGACAGACACCGGTCGGGGGCGATTCTTCGCCCGGGGTTTTCGCTTCTTCGCGAGGAGAGAGACGATCCCGGCGGTCCCGGAGACTCGTGGTCCTTTTGTGCTTGGGTCTTGCCATTCTCCTGGTGGCCATCTTTCTCTTTCTGAGACCGAAAGCCAGACGGGCTCGAGTCGCCCGTGAAACGCTGAATCCTGTCGTTCAGCCTGTGGAGAAGAAAAAGGAACCCATCTTTCCCCAGGTGGACCAGAAAACAGGAACATCCCAGGAACCTGTTGCAGGTGGTTCATCCGAAGGAGAAGGGCTGGTCGCCTCCATGCCCGTGGAATCCCCCCCCGAGAGTAGATCAGCGGGACCTGAGCTGAAAGAGTCCATCCCCGGCGAGCAACTATCCACGGCGGCTCCTGCTGCCGAACAGGAAACCCCGATGCCTCAAGACGAGGCCAAGACCCGGGTTGCCAGTGTCCCGGAGTTGTCGGTGCCGCCCGTTGCCGAGGAAAAACCTCAACTCCCTGCAGGCAGGTTCACGGTCAACGTGGGCTCCTTCAGAGAGAGGGCAAGGGCTGAACGGTTGATGAAAAGACTGGACAAAGCCGGCTATGATGCATTTGTGGCAGAGGCCACCATCCCCGGGAGCGGAACCTGGTACCGCGTTTCAGTGGGGAGGTTCCATTCCCGGCAAGAGGCCTTGGCCTTTGCTCAAGAACTCAAGGAAAAACAGGGAATAGACTTCTTCATCAGAAAGCTGAAAAAGCCCAAGACCTGA
- a CDS encoding LysR family transcriptional regulator, with product MSLPRLNFKHLRAFYSVARNRSFTLAAEELSVSQPTISLQVRELEKDHRVTLFTRTQKPIELTDEGRIVFSYADRIFSLAREMERAVEDLCTMHSGTLRLGSGPLYAKYVMPSVIDFIQKRNPDINIQLQTGPPKDILQKVLRLECHVGILGRLPYPGNIIYKNIIKQKLFFVTTDSEIREKVRLVDLSNYPIILQQKGSAIRETIIDAFKERNLSLNVHIESHSHEAIKNMVTNAMGGAFFPLYGIEEDLKEDKFRKIVIEDDLYLYVDVIFVKERRKSRTVRSVISAISNYYL from the coding sequence GTGTCGTTGCCCCGACTCAACTTCAAACATCTCCGTGCGTTTTACTCTGTCGCCAGGAACAGGAGTTTCACTCTCGCCGCCGAGGAGCTCAGTGTTTCCCAGCCCACCATAAGTCTCCAGGTGCGAGAACTCGAGAAGGATCACAGGGTAACGCTCTTTACAAGAACCCAGAAGCCGATTGAATTGACCGACGAGGGCAGAATCGTATTCTCCTATGCCGACAGGATCTTCAGCCTAGCCCGGGAGATGGAACGTGCCGTCGAAGACCTCTGCACGATGCATTCGGGAACGCTTAGACTCGGCTCAGGACCTCTTTATGCCAAGTATGTAATGCCGAGTGTCATCGACTTCATACAGAAGAGAAACCCAGATATCAACATCCAGCTACAGACCGGACCCCCAAAGGACATTCTGCAGAAGGTCTTGCGTCTCGAGTGTCACGTGGGGATCCTGGGGAGGCTTCCGTATCCGGGAAACATCATCTACAAGAACATCATAAAGCAGAAGCTCTTCTTTGTTACGACGGACAGTGAGATCAGGGAGAAGGTCCGCTTGGTCGATCTGTCGAACTACCCGATCATACTTCAACAAAAAGGATCTGCAATCAGGGAGACCATCATAGATGCCTTCAAGGAGAGAAACCTGTCATTGAACGTACACATCGAGTCTCATAGTCATGAAGCGATAAAAAACATGGTTACAAATGCCATGGGCGGCGCTTTTTTCCCTTTGTATGGAATCGAGGAGGATCTCAAAGAAGACAAGTTCAGAAAAATAGTCATAGAGGATGACCTCTACCTTTACGTGGACGTCATTTTTGTCAAAGAACGGAGGAAATCGAGAACTGTCAGAAGCGTTATTTCGGCGATAAGCAACTACTACTTGTAA